Proteins co-encoded in one Medicago truncatula cultivar Jemalong A17 chromosome 8, MtrunA17r5.0-ANR, whole genome shotgun sequence genomic window:
- the LOC11436580 gene encoding chaperone protein dnaJ 3 has product MFGRGPTRKSDNTKYYDILGVSKSASEDEIKKAYRKAAMKNHPDKGGDPEKFKELGQAYEVLSDPEKKELYDQYGEDALKEGMGGGAGSSFHNPFDIFESFFGAGFGGGGPSRARRQKQGEDVVHSIKVSLEDVYNGTTKKLSLSRNALCSKCKGKGSKSGTAGRCFGCQGTGMKITRRQIGLGMIQQMQHVCPDCKGTGEVISERDRCPQCKGNKITQEKKVLEVHVEKGMQQGHKIVFEGQADEAPDTITGDIVFVLQVKGHPKFRRERDDLHIEHNLSLTEALCGFQFNVTHLDGRQLLVKSNPGEVIKPGQHKAINDEGMPQHGRPFMKGRLYIKFSVDFPDSGFLSPSQSLELEKILPQKTSKNLSQKEVDDCEETTLHDVNIAEEMSRKKQQYREAYDDDDDEDDEHSQPRVQCAQQ; this is encoded by the exons ATGTTTGGGCGCGGACCAACAAGGAAGAGTGATAACACCAAATATTACGATATTCTTGGTGTTTCAAAAAGTGCTAGTGAAGATGAAATCAAGAAAGCCTATAGAAAGGCAGCGATGAAGAACCATCCAGATAAGGGTGGGGATCCTGAGAAG TTCAAGGAGTTGGGCCAAGCATATGAAGTGTTGAGCGATCCTGAAAAGAAAGAACTGTATGATCAATATGGTGAAGATGCCCTTAAAGAAGGAATGGGGGGAGGAGCAGGAAGCTCATTTCATAATCCATTTGATATTTTCGAATCATTTTTTGGTGCAGGCTTTGGTG GTGGTGGTCCTTCACGCGCAAGAAGACAGAAGCAAGGAGAAGATGTGGTGCATTCTATAAAGGTTTCCTTGGAGGATGTGTATAACGGCACTACAAAGAAGCTATCACTTTCTAGGAATGCACTGTGCTCAAAATGTAAAGG gAAAGGTTCAAAAAGTGGAACAGCTGGAAGGTGTTTTGGATGCCAGGGCACAGGTATGAAGATTACCAGAAGGCAAATTGGACTGGGCATGATTCAACAAATGCAACACGTCTGTCCTGACTGCAAAGGAACAG GCGAGGTCATTAGTGAGAGAGATAGATGCCCTCAATGCAAGGGAAACAAGATTACTCAAGAAAAGAAGGTGCTGGAGGTGCATGTGGAAAAGGGGATGCAGCAGGGTCACAAGATTGTATTCGAAGGACAAGCTGATGAAGCT CCTGACACAATCACAGGAGACATAGTTTTTGTCTTGCAAGTAAAGGGACATCCGAAGTTTCGGAGGGAGCGTGATGACCTCCACATTGAACACAATTTGAGCTTAACTGAGGCTCTCTGTGGCTTCCAGTTTAATGTCACACATCTTGATGGAAGGCAACTATTGGTCAAATCAAACCCTGGCGAAGTCATCAAGCCag GTCAACATAAAGCTATAAATGATGAGGGAATGCCACAACACGGTAGGCCATTCATGAAAGGACGCCTATACATCAAGTTTAGTGTTGATTTCCCAGATTCGGGTTTTCTTTCCCCTAGCCAAAGCCTGGAATTAGAAAAGATATTACCTCAAAAGACAAGCAAGAACTTGTCCCAAAAGGAGGTAGATGATTGTGAGGAGACCACCCTGCATGATGTCAATATTGCAGAGGAGATGAGTCGAAAGAAGCAACAATACCGCGAGGCAtatgatgacgatgatgatgaagatgatgagcaCTCGCAGCCTCGGGTGCAATGCGCTCAACAGTAG